A window from Flavobacteriales bacterium encodes these proteins:
- a CDS encoding YqgE/AlgH family protein, giving the protein MRKLKPRQGRLLLSEPFLTDLHFKRSVILLTEHTKEGSLGFILNKPISLTLNDAVDDFPTFDAPLYLGGPVRNDSLFFIHTAGAKIPGSMKIRDGLFWGGDFEALKTLVITNKISESQVRFFVGYSGWAPDQLEYELNHQSWVVAKGEVPDIMEGESETLWKSLLQHMGTEYAILSNFPENPSLN; this is encoded by the coding sequence ATGAGAAAACTAAAACCACGCCAGGGTCGCTTGCTGTTGTCAGAGCCGTTCCTGACGGACTTGCATTTCAAACGGTCCGTGATCCTTTTGACTGAACACACCAAAGAAGGTTCTCTCGGATTCATTCTTAACAAACCCATCTCACTTACCCTTAATGATGCGGTGGATGATTTTCCAACGTTTGATGCACCGTTGTATTTGGGTGGACCTGTTCGTAATGACTCCTTGTTTTTTATTCATACCGCCGGAGCGAAAATTCCCGGTAGCATGAAAATACGTGACGGCTTATTCTGGGGTGGTGATTTTGAAGCGTTGAAAACCCTCGTGATAACAAACAAAATAAGTGAGTCGCAGGTGAGATTTTTTGTGGGCTATTCCGGTTGGGCTCCGGATCAACTGGAATATGAACTAAACCATCAGTCCTGGGTGGTTGCAAAAGGAGAAGTCCCCGACATCATGGAAGGAGAATCCGAAACGCTTTGGAAAAGTCTACTTCAACATATGGGAACCGAATATGCCATCTTATCCAACTTCCCCGAAAACCCATCCTTGAACTAA
- a CDS encoding glycosyltransferase family 2 protein, giving the protein MMTWGEMILLVVYGAMLLFILAYSIVQGTLIYAYVKSGKRKRTHPDSPTQWPSVTVQLPVYNERYVVERLIHAVAAFDYPKNKLEIQILDDSTDDTTRIIEQTIMPYVNNGINICHIRREERTGFKAGALAYGTTIASGEFIAIFDADFVPATNFLKQTIPYFSNEQVGMVQSRWEHINKKYSLLTRLQAFGLNAHFTIEQTGRNAGSHFINFNGTGGIWRKSCILDSGGWSSDTLTEDLDLSYRAQFRGWKFIYLEDVTSPAELPATMDALKSQQFRWTKGAAETARLNVKKVLSASQLERSTRINALFHLMNSFLFVCILGTAILSIPLLYIKNQHETPPFVYNLAGVFAISLCILAAYYFISFKKTDTRSWWNFPSQFILFLSISMGMSLHNSIAVLEGLVGRKSPFIRTPKFNLNASDKTITANRYVATRVSPVTVAELILSVYFMSGIFIGFRVSDLGLLPYHVMLAFGFASVGTYTVWHAVKARRGGSR; this is encoded by the coding sequence ATGATGACCTGGGGGGAAATGATTCTGCTGGTGGTTTACGGCGCCATGCTTCTGTTTATTCTGGCCTATAGCATTGTTCAGGGCACACTGATCTATGCTTATGTGAAATCCGGAAAACGAAAGCGTACACACCCGGACTCACCGACCCAATGGCCATCGGTAACCGTGCAGCTTCCGGTTTACAATGAACGGTATGTGGTGGAACGCCTGATCCATGCCGTCGCTGCCTTTGATTATCCCAAAAACAAACTGGAAATACAGATACTCGATGACAGTACCGATGATACCACCCGGATCATCGAACAAACCATCATGCCATACGTGAACAACGGTATCAACATCTGCCATATCCGAAGGGAGGAACGCACAGGATTTAAAGCAGGTGCACTGGCATATGGGACCACCATCGCATCAGGTGAATTCATCGCCATCTTTGATGCAGATTTTGTGCCGGCAACAAATTTTCTAAAACAAACCATTCCCTATTTTTCCAATGAACAGGTGGGCATGGTTCAAAGCCGGTGGGAGCACATTAACAAAAAATATTCATTGTTGACACGTCTTCAGGCCTTCGGACTGAATGCACATTTCACCATTGAGCAAACCGGAAGAAATGCCGGATCACACTTCATCAACTTCAATGGCACAGGTGGCATATGGAGAAAGTCATGCATCCTGGATTCAGGCGGATGGAGCTCGGATACCCTGACCGAAGATCTGGACCTGAGTTATCGTGCACAGTTTCGGGGATGGAAATTCATTTACCTGGAAGATGTGACCTCACCTGCTGAGCTACCAGCTACGATGGATGCATTGAAGTCCCAACAGTTCCGGTGGACAAAAGGCGCTGCAGAAACGGCCAGGCTGAATGTAAAAAAAGTTCTAAGTGCGTCGCAACTCGAACGAAGCACCAGGATCAATGCGCTGTTTCATCTGATGAACAGTTTCCTTTTTGTTTGCATTCTCGGCACAGCTATTCTCAGCATTCCTTTATTGTACATAAAGAACCAACACGAAACACCGCCGTTCGTGTATAACCTGGCCGGCGTATTCGCAATCAGTCTGTGCATACTTGCGGCGTATTATTTTATTTCCTTTAAGAAAACAGACACCCGATCGTGGTGGAATTTCCCATCGCAATTTATCCTGTTCCTTTCCATCTCCATGGGCATGTCACTTCATAATTCCATTGCTGTGCTTGAAGGATTGGTAGGAAGAAAAAGTCCGTTCATCAGAACACCGAAGTTCAATCTGAATGCATCCGATAAAACCATAACAGCCAACCGCTATGTGGCGACAAGGGTCAGTCCCGTTACTGTCGCCGAGCTTATCCTTTCGGTTTACTTTATGAGCGGAATCTTTATCGGCTTTCGTGTTTCCGATCTGGGGCTACTTCCATATCATGTGATGCTTGCATTCGGATTTGCAAGCGTTGGAACTTATACGGTATGGCATGCGGTGAAGGCGAGGAGGGGAGGTAGTAGATAG
- a CDS encoding 4Fe-4S binding protein, which yields MDKHSSFSIAPGGMPGMTPGQRGGIITALSGVALLLTSFSGVQWLPPVVHLSISLILIAIGTIWFAAITFRSPANRNNGTWQRALTNRGIWGWAAGILLTLFYILLYWFPETLGFGENNNTGFMLLFDPLARFFKGDDARASQWFMYGTLYTAVILILGIRFLIKYRDNRYQIIRTSAVILSQLGFAYLIPEILEGLNTEQPYFSKDLKNFWPLNYYFFDGWHLDNMQAGGSLGMFYLVWGIAGFAIITPLLTYFLGKRWYCSWVCGCGGLAETAGDSFRHLSSKKMSAWKIERWMIHGVLAYIVLVTAVVLYGYFTGVGEVFGMNIYHIFQKPYGFLIGAMFSGVIGVGFYPVMGSRVWCRFGCPLAAYMGLFQRFKSRFRISVNGAQCISCGNCSTYCEQGIDVRSYAQRGTDVVRASCVGCGICATVCPRGVLKLENGPADLKKENMIG from the coding sequence ATGGACAAGCATAGCAGTTTCTCCATAGCGCCGGGAGGCATGCCGGGCATGACCCCGGGTCAACGTGGCGGAATAATCACGGCTTTGTCAGGCGTTGCATTACTGCTCACCTCTTTTTCAGGTGTTCAATGGCTGCCACCGGTCGTCCACCTCTCCATATCGCTTATACTTATTGCCATTGGCACCATCTGGTTTGCAGCCATCACTTTCCGTTCTCCCGCAAACCGTAACAATGGAACCTGGCAACGAGCCCTTACCAACCGCGGCATCTGGGGATGGGCTGCGGGTATACTCCTTACCTTGTTTTACATTCTATTGTACTGGTTTCCGGAAACACTGGGATTCGGAGAGAATAACAACACCGGCTTCATGCTGTTGTTCGATCCGTTGGCCAGGTTCTTCAAGGGAGATGATGCCAGGGCCAGTCAGTGGTTTATGTACGGCACGTTGTACACGGCCGTGATTCTCATTCTCGGTATCCGCTTCCTGATCAAGTATCGGGATAACCGTTACCAAATCATCCGGACCTCTGCGGTGATATTGTCGCAACTAGGATTTGCCTACCTCATCCCGGAAATACTGGAAGGTCTGAATACCGAGCAGCCCTATTTCTCCAAAGACCTTAAAAATTTCTGGCCGCTGAATTATTACTTCTTCGATGGATGGCACCTGGACAACATGCAGGCAGGAGGGAGCCTTGGCATGTTTTATCTGGTATGGGGAATCGCCGGATTTGCGATCATCACCCCACTGCTTACATACTTTTTAGGAAAACGCTGGTATTGCTCATGGGTGTGTGGCTGCGGTGGACTGGCGGAAACGGCAGGGGACTCCTTCAGGCATCTTTCCTCCAAAAAAATGTCCGCATGGAAGATCGAACGTTGGATGATTCACGGCGTACTCGCGTATATTGTTCTGGTCACCGCAGTGGTCCTGTACGGATATTTTACCGGGGTGGGAGAAGTGTTCGGAATGAACATTTACCACATCTTTCAAAAACCTTATGGCTTCCTCATCGGTGCGATGTTCTCCGGCGTGATCGGTGTTGGCTTTTATCCGGTGATGGGCAGTCGCGTGTGGTGCCGCTTCGGCTGTCCGCTCGCCGCATACATGGGTTTGTTTCAAAGATTCAAATCACGCTTTCGTATTTCGGTAAATGGTGCACAGTGCATCTCCTGCGGAAACTGCTCCACCTACTGCGAGCAAGGCATTGATGTAAGGTCCTATGCGCAGCGGGGCACGGACGTGGTGCGTGCTTCATGTGTAGGTTGCGGTATTTGTGCCACGGTTTGTCCACGCGGTGTACTTAAACTGGAGAATGGTCCGGCAGACCTTAAAAAGGAAAACATGATCGGATGA
- a CDS encoding FAD-dependent oxidoreductase, producing MRQVVIIGNGIAGITAARRIRQLTDDDITVISGESDHFYSRTALMYIYMGHMRYEDTKPYEDHFWEKNRIRLKRAWVSQVNPEQKTLRFSDNTTLSYDVLIIATGSQPRKLHWPGCELTGVQGLYSLQDLELMETNTKEIRQAVVIGGGLIGIEMAEMLHSRKIHVTFLVRESSFWNNVLPSEESTMITQHIREQGIDLRLGVEVEKFTGNRNLKSVITKTGEEIPCAFAGITIGVQPNISFLEGSGIQTKEGVLVDDYLSTNIPDIYAIGDCAEHRTPISHRKAIEQIWYTGRIMGETVAETICGHPKKYEPGPWFNSAKFFNIEYQVYGRVPATPQCDVSSFFWEDEKNNRILRLTYEPQTFSLKGIQSLGIRLRQEVCKRWVTDSAPLEKVVSEWNDACFDPEFHNKPGMDWIKKLEQETGITFRPGKKSWKRIFKAITHGQA from the coding sequence ATGCGTCAAGTAGTTATTATCGGTAATGGCATTGCGGGGATCACCGCCGCCCGGCGCATCCGTCAGCTGACGGATGATGACATTACCGTGATATCAGGTGAAAGCGATCACTTCTATTCACGAACCGCACTCATGTACATCTACATGGGTCATATGCGTTACGAAGACACCAAACCCTATGAAGATCACTTCTGGGAAAAAAACCGCATCCGACTCAAACGTGCCTGGGTAAGCCAGGTGAACCCGGAACAGAAAACACTTCGATTCTCCGACAACACAACCCTTTCCTATGACGTCCTGATCATCGCCACGGGATCGCAGCCACGGAAACTCCACTGGCCCGGTTGTGAACTGACCGGTGTACAGGGACTTTACTCGCTGCAGGATCTGGAGCTAATGGAGACGAACACAAAAGAGATCAGACAGGCGGTTGTGATCGGAGGTGGCCTGATCGGTATTGAAATGGCCGAAATGTTGCACAGCAGAAAAATCCATGTGACCTTTCTGGTACGCGAGTCCTCTTTCTGGAATAATGTGCTTCCGTCGGAAGAATCTACGATGATCACACAACATATCAGAGAACAGGGAATCGATCTTCGCCTTGGTGTGGAAGTTGAAAAATTCACTGGTAACCGCAACCTGAAAAGCGTCATCACCAAAACCGGCGAAGAGATCCCGTGTGCTTTCGCAGGCATCACCATCGGGGTTCAACCCAACATCTCCTTTCTGGAAGGCAGCGGCATTCAAACAAAAGAGGGTGTGTTGGTAGATGATTATCTCTCAACAAATATCCCGGACATCTATGCCATCGGTGATTGCGCAGAACACCGCACTCCCATCTCCCATAGAAAAGCGATAGAACAGATCTGGTATACCGGACGCATCATGGGAGAGACCGTTGCAGAAACGATTTGCGGCCATCCGAAAAAATATGAACCCGGTCCCTGGTTTAATAGCGCCAAGTTCTTCAACATAGAATATCAGGTTTATGGGCGTGTTCCGGCAACACCACAATGCGATGTCTCCTCTTTTTTCTGGGAAGATGAAAAGAACAACCGCATCCTCCGGTTGACCTACGAACCTCAAACGTTCTCATTGAAGGGCATTCAATCTTTGGGCATCCGTCTGCGCCAGGAGGTTTGCAAACGCTGGGTAACAGATTCCGCACCATTGGAAAAGGTGGTCAGCGAATGGAACGATGCCTGCTTCGATCCGGAGTTTCACAATAAACCTGGTATGGACTGGATTAAAAAACTGGAACAGGAAACCGGCATTACCTTCCGACCTGGGAAAAAATCCTGGAAGCGAATATTTAAAGCCATCACTCATGGACAAGCATAG